The Bacillus carboniphilus genome contains a region encoding:
- a CDS encoding response regulator transcription factor, whose amino-acid sequence MFKLLLIEDDISLYSEIKNRLSLWDYDVHGITNFEEVMTEFTEIKPELVIIDIQLPKYDGFHWCRMIRSHSNVPIIFLSSRDHPMDMVMSMQLGADDYIQKPFHFDVLIAKIQAILRRTYNYNTDEIALKTWRGAKIDFEKNLVTNSLGSVELTRNEMFILKVLLEHKNKIVSREMLMNSLWNDDRFISDNTLTVNVNRLRKRLEELKLDPFIETKVGQGYLLTEEDSLYD is encoded by the coding sequence ATGTTTAAACTACTACTAATTGAAGATGATATTTCTTTATATTCAGAAATTAAAAACCGCTTATCACTATGGGATTATGATGTCCACGGCATTACGAATTTTGAAGAAGTCATGACTGAGTTTACAGAAATCAAACCTGAACTCGTCATTATTGATATTCAGTTACCTAAATACGATGGGTTTCATTGGTGTCGAATGATTCGTAGTCATTCAAACGTTCCGATTATCTTTCTATCTTCACGAGATCACCCGATGGATATGGTGATGTCTATGCAGCTTGGAGCAGATGACTATATTCAAAAACCTTTTCACTTTGATGTATTGATCGCAAAAATACAAGCGATTTTACGGCGAACGTATAATTATAATACTGATGAGATCGCCCTTAAGACGTGGCGAGGAGCAAAGATTGACTTTGAGAAAAACCTTGTCACCAATAGCTTAGGTTCCGTTGAGTTAACGAGAAATGAGATGTTTATTTTAAAAGTTTTACTTGAGCATAAAAACAAGATTGTCAGCAGAGAAATGTTAATGAATAGCTTATGGAATGATGATCGTTTTATTAGCGATAATACTTTAACGGTCAACGTCAATCGTCTACGAAAACGTTTAGAAGAGCTAAAACTAGATCCATTTATTGAAACAAAAGTTGGGCAAGGATACTTATTAACAGAAGAGGACTCTCTCTATGATTAA
- a CDS encoding sensor histidine kinase has protein sequence MIKLYILERKSWIAFILFTHIVILFIAYVDSSIPLQSYLYIVFLVTIFFSLFVIFRYFKETKFYKQLSETEISNLIEEVQPTSSFEKIVKEKLEEQEVQLKSLITKQKSMLEQEQDELLSWVHEVKTPLTSLHLLIERIEDTQLKSQLTYEWLRVHLLLDQQIHQKRITFIENDLFMEKVNLQQTIHQEIKFLQSWCFQKGIGFDLDLKEADVISDGKWLGFIIRQLLTNAVKYSRHDDIFIKSDLYDGHIRLIISDKGQGIDVKDLPRIFEKGFTSTTNHQNHQSTGMGLYLTKKAADSLHINVKVRSKVEAGTTVVLTFPKRNEFTLIRSK, from the coding sequence ATGATTAAGCTATACATACTAGAACGAAAAAGCTGGATTGCCTTTATCCTTTTCACGCATATTGTCATTCTGTTTATTGCTTATGTAGATTCATCGATTCCTTTACAATCGTATTTGTACATCGTCTTTTTAGTCACGATTTTTTTTAGTCTTTTCGTCATTTTTCGATACTTCAAGGAAACTAAATTTTATAAGCAGTTAAGTGAGACAGAAATTAGTAACCTTATAGAAGAAGTGCAACCTACAAGCTCATTCGAAAAGATCGTCAAAGAAAAACTCGAAGAGCAAGAAGTACAGCTAAAATCGCTCATAACAAAACAAAAAAGCATGCTTGAACAAGAACAAGATGAATTACTTTCATGGGTGCACGAGGTGAAAACACCCCTTACTTCTTTACACTTATTAATTGAACGAATCGAAGATACACAGCTTAAAAGCCAACTAACGTATGAATGGCTAAGAGTTCATCTTTTACTAGATCAACAAATTCATCAAAAAAGAATCACGTTCATTGAAAACGACCTCTTTATGGAAAAGGTCAATTTACAGCAGACCATTCATCAAGAAATCAAATTTCTGCAATCATGGTGCTTTCAAAAAGGAATTGGTTTTGATCTTGATTTAAAAGAGGCAGACGTCATTAGTGATGGGAAATGGCTTGGCTTTATCATTAGACAGCTTTTAACAAACGCAGTGAAATATAGCCGTCATGATGATATTTTTATTAAAAGTGACCTTTATGACGGTCATATCAGGCTTATTATATCAGACAAGGGTCAAGGAATTGATGTGAAAGACTTGCCACGTATTTTCGAAAAAGGCTTTACTTCAACAACAAACCACCAAAACCATCAATCTACGGGAATGGGATTATATTTAACCAAGAAAGCAGCAGACTCCTTACATATTAATGTTAAGGTGCGATCTAAAGTCGAAGCTGGAACAACCGTTGTTTTAACCTTTCCAAAACGAAATGAGTTTACGTTGATTAGGAGCAAGTGA
- a CDS encoding ABC transporter ATP-binding protein produces MTILQATKIHKSFGNKFNKQEVLKGIDLSVQKGEFVSIMGASGSGKTTLLNVLSSIDKVNDGSILVEGTEMTKMKEKQLAEFRKNHLGFIFQEYNLLDTLTVKENVLLPLSVTKVSKQEAEQRFSSLAQSLGIEELKNKYPNELSGGQKQRTSAARAFIDNPSLIFADEPTGALDSKSSSDLLHKLSELNQQYKATIVMVTHSAVAASYSTRVIFINDGQIYTQLNKGDQLRKSFFNDILKTQAVLGGVQDDA; encoded by the coding sequence ATGACTATTTTACAAGCAACAAAGATCCATAAAAGTTTTGGAAATAAATTCAACAAACAAGAAGTATTAAAGGGAATTGACTTATCTGTTCAAAAAGGGGAGTTTGTCTCAATCATGGGCGCTTCAGGATCAGGGAAAACCACGTTACTTAACGTGCTTTCTTCGATTGATAAAGTAAACGACGGCTCCATTTTAGTAGAAGGAACGGAAATGACAAAAATGAAGGAGAAACAACTGGCAGAGTTTCGAAAAAATCACTTAGGGTTTATATTTCAAGAGTACAACTTGCTTGATACGTTAACCGTAAAGGAGAATGTTCTCTTGCCTTTATCGGTAACGAAAGTATCCAAACAAGAAGCAGAGCAACGGTTTTCTTCACTAGCTCAATCGCTTGGTATTGAGGAATTGAAAAATAAATATCCAAATGAGCTTTCAGGTGGACAAAAGCAGCGAACATCAGCCGCACGCGCGTTTATTGACAATCCTAGTTTGATTTTCGCAGATGAACCGACGGGAGCACTCGACTCAAAGTCCTCTTCCGACCTACTTCATAAACTAAGTGAATTAAACCAACAATATAAAGCAACGATTGTGATGGTTACACATTCTGCCGTAGCCGCTAGTTATTCTACGAGAGTGATCTTTATAAATGACGGACAAATTTATACGCAATTAAATAAAGGAGATCAATTGAGAAAAAGCTTCTTTAATGACATTTTAAAGACCCAAGCTGTTTTGGGTGGGGTGCAAGATGACGCTTAA
- a CDS encoding LysM peptidoglycan-binding domain-containing protein: MGGKASKNVYYFLKKGDTLSEIAKAHNVSVDKLAKLNKLENPNLLIKKDKSDKKHAWL, encoded by the coding sequence ATGGGGGGAAAAGCAAGCAAAAATGTATACTATTTTTTGAAAAAGGGAGACACTCTATCAGAAATTGCAAAAGCACATAATGTCAGTGTTGATAAATTAGCGAAACTAAATAAGTTAGAAAATCCCAATCTATTGATTAAAAAGGATAAATCAGATAAAAAGCATGCTTGGCTCTAG
- a CDS encoding DUF3817 domain-containing protein, with the protein MWKTTSGQFRLAGMIEGLSYLVLLFIAMPLKYFFDIPEAVSIVGMAHGVLFVIYMIMIFWVTIKIRWPFRWLAGAVIVALIPFGYFVYDAKLIKSNVMNDTVI; encoded by the coding sequence ATGTGGAAAACGACATCTGGTCAGTTTCGTTTGGCAGGAATGATAGAAGGACTTTCTTACTTAGTATTGCTTTTCATTGCCATGCCGTTAAAGTACTTTTTTGATATTCCAGAGGCTGTTTCCATTGTTGGGATGGCCCATGGTGTTCTTTTTGTTATTTATATGATCATGATCTTCTGGGTGACAATAAAAATTCGTTGGCCGTTTCGTTGGTTAGCGGGAGCTGTCATTGTCGCCTTAATTCCATTTGGCTATTTTGTCTACGATGCTAAGCTGATTAAAAGCAATGTAATGAATGACACAGTGATATAA
- a CDS encoding DUF4181 domain-containing protein, whose translation MRIDNKGVSTIFLNIVLLPIIFLVVMLILIILLWYMFHKLLTKWLNIEKDIRSYGDDHLNERHKKVDWTIRIITFMLIFLGYILNYEIDPRHNYWFLEPVFLFFIYIIFSSILQSRLEWKYIENKNYALFTILQLLFMLLLLALGTTFLHFIFEII comes from the coding sequence ATGAGAATAGATAATAAAGGAGTGTCTACTATTTTTTTAAATATAGTTTTGTTACCAATTATATTTCTAGTGGTCATGTTAATTCTCATTATACTATTGTGGTATATGTTTCATAAGCTTTTGACAAAGTGGCTTAATATTGAAAAAGATATTCGTTCATATGGAGATGACCATCTAAATGAACGACATAAAAAAGTGGATTGGACAATTAGAATCATTACTTTTATGCTTATTTTTCTAGGATATATTTTAAACTACGAGATCGACCCACGCCACAACTATTGGTTTTTAGAACCGGTTTTTCTATTTTTTATATATATAATTTTCTCTAGTATTTTACAATCTAGGTTGGAGTGGAAATATATAGAGAATAAAAACTATGCTCTTTTTACAATCCTCCAACTATTGTTTATGCTACTATTATTGGCACTAGGCACTACTTTTCTTCATTTCATTTTCGAGATTATTTGA
- a CDS encoding DUF4181 domain-containing protein — protein sequence MAFLNSMGWFVVKLSLLLAIFVLVSYIVHILLRKWLQVDKRFYFWGYNHLNEEHKKVDWTIRISSIVLITLGLIINHFINPLKVYWFLEPYTIIFVFLIVSEIARAIMEWKYVENKNNALFTIMNLLFMVIFVASMFITGFFGLFYPIQFPEV from the coding sequence TTGGCTTTTCTTAATAGTATGGGATGGTTTGTAGTAAAGTTATCGCTTTTGTTAGCTATCTTTGTCCTAGTGTCGTATATTGTTCACATTTTATTGAGAAAGTGGCTTCAGGTTGATAAAAGATTTTATTTTTGGGGTTATAACCATTTAAATGAAGAACATAAGAAAGTGGACTGGACTATAAGAATTTCTTCCATTGTGCTTATAACCCTAGGATTGATTATTAACCACTTCATTAATCCTCTGAAAGTTTATTGGTTTTTAGAGCCCTATACCATTATATTTGTGTTTTTGATTGTATCAGAAATAGCGAGAGCGATCATGGAGTGGAAATATGTAGAGAATAAGAATAACGCCCTATTTACTATAATGAATTTACTGTTTATGGTTATCTTTGTTGCTTCCATGTTTATTACTGGATTTTTTGGTTTGTTTTACCCAATTCAATTTCCAGAGGTGTAG
- a CDS encoding putative holin-like toxin codes for MTTYESISLMIMFGMFVIAMLSFEQKK; via the coding sequence ATGACAACATACGAATCTATATCTTTAATGATCATGTTTGGTATGTTTGTTATTGCAATGCTGTCTTTCGAGCAAAAAAAATAA
- a CDS encoding GntR family transcriptional regulator, whose translation MKPTLDEDQPLFQQIASMIMDDIVDGKLKAEDQVPSTNELSRYYNINPATARKGLQTLVDKDIIYKQRGLGMFVAKGAKETLLSERKQQFYEEYIVPLLREAKRIHMNEDMIIHLIKTKKEGDSND comes from the coding sequence ATGAAACCAACATTAGATGAAGACCAGCCCCTTTTTCAGCAAATCGCATCCATGATTATGGACGACATCGTCGATGGAAAGCTAAAAGCTGAAGATCAAGTTCCTTCTACAAATGAACTATCACGCTATTACAATATTAATCCCGCAACCGCACGGAAAGGATTACAAACCCTTGTAGATAAAGACATTATATATAAACAGCGAGGGCTGGGGATGTTTGTTGCAAAGGGGGCAAAAGAAACCTTGCTTTCCGAAAGAAAACAGCAATTTTATGAGGAATATATAGTTCCTCTCCTTAGAGAAGCGAAGCGAATTCATATGAATGAAGACATGATTATCCATTTAATCAAGACAAAAAAGGAAGGTGATTCAAATGATTAA
- a CDS encoding ATP-binding cassette domain-containing protein, with protein sequence MINVKAVTYGYDKNSVLKELSFQEGQPIITGLWGRNGAGKTTLMSLLAGHHRPDNGTIQIMGGKSLQQYKCKAATFVIFKKTIHSIENGRLKICVDSEDIFILIGIRV encoded by the coding sequence ATGATTAACGTGAAAGCAGTCACGTATGGGTATGATAAAAATTCCGTGCTTAAAGAGTTATCCTTTCAAGAGGGTCAGCCAATTATTACAGGTTTATGGGGGCGAAATGGAGCAGGAAAAACCACTTTAATGAGTTTACTGGCGGGTCATCATCGTCCAGACAACGGAACTATTCAAATTATGGGGGGAAAATCCTTACAACAGTATAAATGCAAAGCAGCCACATTTGTTATATTCAAGAAGACCATCCATTCGATCGAAAATGGACGGTTAAAGATTTGTGTAGATTCGGAGGATATTTTCATCCTAATTGGAATCAGGGTCTAG
- a CDS encoding AAA family ATPase gives MCRFGGYFHPNWNQGLAEQLIDLYELPLNKKVTKFSKGMKTAAQILLGIASQAPITVFDEPTNGLDAVNRTLFYETLLSSYEEQPRMFLLSSHHIEEIQPLCESIIVLHEGKIVIHETMEQMRQRGILLTGSTTDIQQATKLVPIIESSKLGSTSTVMIDALYSKEWKERAHSHHLDIEKTTVQKYLVNKTKKKKEVIK, from the coding sequence TTGTGTAGATTCGGAGGATATTTTCATCCTAATTGGAATCAGGGTCTAGCTGAACAGTTAATCGACCTATATGAACTGCCCCTTAATAAAAAGGTTACTAAGTTTTCAAAAGGAATGAAAACAGCCGCACAAATTTTGTTAGGAATTGCGAGTCAAGCACCTATCACCGTCTTTGATGAACCCACTAATGGACTTGATGCAGTAAACCGGACCTTATTTTACGAAACGTTATTATCAAGCTATGAAGAGCAACCACGCATGTTTCTGCTTTCTTCACACCATATTGAAGAAATTCAACCTTTATGTGAATCCATCATAGTCCTTCACGAAGGAAAGATCGTCATTCATGAAACAATGGAACAAATGCGTCAAAGAGGAATTCTCTTAACAGGTTCTACAACAGACATTCAACAAGCTACTAAACTAGTCCCCATCATAGAATCTTCAAAACTAGGCTCTACTTCAACTGTGATGATTGATGCACTATATTCAAAGGAATGGAAAGAACGTGCGCACTCGCATCACCTTGATATTGAAAAGACAACCGTTCAAAAGTATTTAGTCAACAAAACGAAAAAGAAGAAGGAGGTAATCAAATGA
- a CDS encoding BsuPI-related putative proteinase inhibitor, producing the protein MKKLVSVLSLLVFIFAVSPVANAYGFWAGTIEPSIELGVTENDVDVTYTIKNQTPYVYDISFHSGQMIEYELYKDGALVERYSDLYMFDASMHTITLIQAEEKSFDFTIQDLEPGDYELNVWLHSEALIYQTTLSESFTIE; encoded by the coding sequence ATGAAAAAGTTGGTTAGTGTACTTAGTTTGTTGGTTTTCATATTCGCTGTGTCACCAGTTGCAAACGCTTACGGTTTCTGGGCAGGCACGATTGAACCAAGCATAGAATTAGGTGTTACTGAAAACGACGTAGATGTTACCTATACTATTAAAAATCAAACTCCTTACGTTTATGATATTTCTTTTCATTCTGGTCAAATGATCGAATATGAGTTATACAAAGATGGGGCACTTGTTGAACGCTATTCAGATTTATACATGTTTGACGCTTCAATGCATACGATTACTCTTATCCAAGCGGAAGAAAAAAGCTTTGACTTCACTATTCAAGATTTAGAACCGGGTGATTACGAGCTCAATGTTTGGCTTCATTCTGAGGCTTTAATCTATCAAACAACTTTAAGTGAATCTTTCACCATTGAGTAA
- a CDS encoding DUF4272 domain-containing protein has protein sequence MKSVEFRKHQSERKLSEMNIPINHHLPFTEDTKQVTVRKKEDIINRIIPLTIVSAKSMGAPNEKLAEFIEQFKASELFTEDEHNFLKSKNPNQNDIMNFSWKIECVWVLLWSIHLISNVEDLSTTCDVDLVYEMVLTSSIQELLSKADLRPTSEIMDAVDYVYRAHWAVREAQINGKTIPSNLDPGVVYERHYALNWIVNYMEQEWDEVSTDT, from the coding sequence ATGAAAAGTGTAGAATTTAGAAAACATCAATCAGAGCGCAAACTAAGTGAAATGAACATTCCTATAAACCATCATTTACCTTTCACAGAGGATACGAAACAAGTGACTGTTAGAAAAAAAGAAGACATCATAAACAGAATTATTCCATTAACGATTGTTTCAGCAAAATCAATGGGAGCACCAAATGAAAAATTAGCAGAATTTATAGAGCAGTTTAAAGCAAGTGAATTATTTACAGAAGATGAACATAATTTTTTAAAAAGTAAAAATCCAAACCAAAATGACATAATGAACTTTTCTTGGAAAATAGAATGTGTTTGGGTACTACTTTGGTCTATTCATTTAATATCTAATGTCGAAGACCTATCAACCACTTGTGACGTAGATTTGGTTTATGAGATGGTTTTAACTTCATCAATACAGGAGTTATTAAGTAAAGCAGATCTTAGACCAACTAGTGAAATTATGGATGCTGTTGATTATGTTTATAGAGCTCATTGGGCAGTGAGGGAGGCACAGATTAACGGAAAAACAATTCCTTCTAATCTAGATCCAGGTGTTGTTTATGAGCGGCATTATGCATTAAATTGGATCGTAAATTATATGGAACAGGAATGGGACGAGGTGAGCACAGATACGTAA
- a CDS encoding S41 family peptidase — protein sequence MARMEEVLTWLGCEIKNDGVKIKVEKPNETILAEEVKFTSIEKVTKSENNQLVYYQILPEYQTAILTIAECRFDENYKQTLEQFFQEVAKWDVERIVVDLRKNTGGNSIVVNEFCRYLEHENAKMVALPNTQSIENLFSGDVFVATSNQTFAQLIYLLE from the coding sequence ATGGCAAGAATGGAGGAAGTTCTGACGTGGTTAGGGTGTGAAATTAAGAATGACGGAGTGAAGATCAAAGTAGAAAAACCAAATGAAACAATACTAGCAGAAGAAGTCAAATTCACTTCCATTGAAAAGGTGACCAAAAGCGAAAACAACCAATTGGTTTACTATCAAATCTTGCCAGAGTATCAAACGGCGATTTTAACCATAGCTGAATGTAGATTCGATGAAAACTATAAACAGACTTTAGAGCAATTTTTTCAAGAAGTAGCAAAATGGGATGTAGAAAGAATTGTCGTTGATTTACGAAAAAATACGGGAGGTAACTCTATCGTTGTCAACGAATTTTGTAGATATTTAGAACATGAAAATGCAAAAATGGTTGCTTTACCAAACACACAAAGTATAGAAAACCTTTTTAGTGGTGACGTTTTTGTAGCCACTTCAAATCAAACGTTTGCTCAGCTAATCTATTTGCTGGAATGA
- a CDS encoding DEAD/DEAH box helicase has translation MEKSSVQSVLKAWHTVEALSPSEVKGISESMCEKKFLDQQKRIKTEQVSLSDRPWLEIQLANPEKHRIQFRYYLSCFKQDTLVCYLREVFGNKDEIINKNNQKLFSFSILVDQNGQYIKDSLFVPILMYVLKEVGRSHRGNYENMMEHYQDQLKLFSEQVDASLLNGVTEVALRKVLNVYKEYFFQIDQESLHYVEKEIVKNGQDQGDKNFNSFFLHDLGRIIEKGENETLRQYIEGEQRNKTVINENRELLEDILQPKNLPNGRWPSPIKHRLSLMQQVAVNQIFHMNQKISSVNGPPGTGKTTLLKDIFAELMVERAEKMTCFADPKEAFKHIKTLKLDTYPYAIYEIDESISNYSMVVASSNNGAVENISKDIPVDSPMIKEKDKSEATEYENSYLDYCTKTDLYPTAAKRLLDDESVDAWGLFSAALGKSENISTYYKALYGCAEDKKTFIKQLEEDKKTVELTDWQEAVEDFQKTLRSVEDMKHDLQEFSELYKKEQDLQRELNRIKEEGMLLEEKEIYLKTEINHHEENRRLIKQQLQTLPKQPFFKRLLRKKDEKKIKLEKELYETLERLKRDQKQLHHAKKRLEEKNNKVAKLDVALNFLRGKEKNYRKQNLIIPDDEYWKDNINAYENRQEKTPWVTDQLNYERGLLFLKAMNIHKLIMIFNDQAIKSSIRLINFRNKLDLNQREHRTYLENAWKTIHLVTPLVSTTFASFRSMYKGIDQDFIDYLFIDEAGQATPQQAAGAMWRSKRAIVVGDPIQIEPVVTIDQTILADVKRHFQIHDRYIDIGSSVQSLADHANPFGMYTKDGQWIGIPLWVHRRCQDPMFTISNEIAYDNNMVLALKKKGKSSWFDCKGTAVNLQFVEEQAYLVAEKITYQWKLQSKPPSLYVITPFTAVKEGLRKIVKSHLVSEGVLDKTAQSWVNKNIGTVHTFQGKEADIVYFVVGTDENKDSAADWSCSKPNLINVAVTRAKKEFYIVGDYDRLSKKEYYQTIAEHVEKVELKLLELIIFNSSRKEKT, from the coding sequence GTGGAGAAATCGAGTGTACAGTCTGTATTAAAAGCGTGGCATACAGTTGAGGCATTGTCACCTAGTGAAGTAAAAGGGATTTCCGAATCTATGTGTGAAAAGAAATTTTTAGATCAACAGAAACGTATAAAAACAGAACAAGTTTCATTAAGTGATAGGCCTTGGTTAGAGATACAATTAGCTAATCCAGAAAAGCACCGAATTCAATTTCGTTACTATTTATCATGTTTTAAACAAGATACACTTGTCTGCTATTTGCGAGAAGTGTTTGGAAATAAGGATGAGATTATCAATAAAAATAATCAAAAACTCTTTAGTTTTTCTATCTTAGTTGATCAAAACGGTCAGTATATAAAAGACTCTCTTTTTGTCCCCATCCTTATGTACGTATTGAAAGAAGTGGGTAGGAGTCATCGAGGTAACTATGAAAATATGATGGAGCATTATCAAGATCAATTAAAGTTGTTCTCTGAACAGGTAGATGCGTCTCTTTTAAATGGTGTGACAGAGGTTGCCTTGCGTAAAGTCCTTAACGTTTATAAGGAGTACTTTTTCCAAATTGACCAGGAGTCACTACATTATGTTGAAAAGGAGATCGTAAAAAACGGTCAAGACCAGGGAGACAAAAACTTTAACAGTTTCTTCTTACATGATTTGGGGAGAATCATAGAGAAAGGTGAAAATGAAACGCTTCGTCAATATATCGAAGGGGAACAACGTAATAAAACAGTAATTAATGAAAATCGAGAACTACTTGAGGATATTTTGCAACCAAAAAATCTGCCGAACGGAAGATGGCCATCACCAATTAAACACCGCTTATCTCTTATGCAACAAGTGGCAGTTAATCAAATTTTTCATATGAATCAAAAGATCAGTTCCGTAAATGGGCCTCCTGGAACAGGAAAGACGACCTTATTAAAAGATATTTTTGCCGAACTCATGGTTGAAAGAGCAGAAAAAATGACTTGTTTTGCAGATCCTAAGGAAGCCTTCAAACATATAAAAACGCTTAAATTAGATACTTATCCTTATGCTATTTATGAAATAGATGAGTCCATCAGTAACTATTCTATGGTTGTTGCGTCTAGTAACAATGGGGCTGTTGAAAATATATCAAAAGACATTCCAGTAGATAGTCCAATGATTAAAGAAAAAGATAAAAGTGAGGCAACTGAATATGAAAACAGTTATTTGGACTATTGTACGAAAACAGATCTATACCCCACAGCTGCAAAAAGACTCCTTGATGACGAGTCAGTAGATGCATGGGGCTTGTTTTCTGCCGCTCTTGGGAAATCAGAAAATATTTCTACCTATTATAAAGCCTTATATGGTTGTGCCGAAGACAAGAAAACTTTCATTAAACAGTTAGAAGAAGACAAAAAGACTGTAGAATTAACAGATTGGCAAGAAGCAGTGGAGGATTTTCAAAAAACGTTAAGATCAGTTGAGGATATGAAACATGATTTACAGGAATTTTCCGAACTTTATAAAAAAGAGCAGGACTTGCAGAGAGAGTTAAATCGTATAAAAGAAGAAGGGATGCTCCTAGAGGAAAAGGAAATCTATTTAAAAACAGAAATTAATCATCATGAAGAAAATAGACGATTAATAAAGCAACAACTACAAACGTTACCGAAACAACCCTTTTTCAAAAGACTTTTACGAAAAAAAGACGAAAAGAAAATCAAACTAGAAAAAGAGCTCTATGAGACGTTGGAGAGGTTAAAAAGAGATCAAAAACAGCTACATCATGCGAAAAAGAGGTTGGAGGAGAAGAATAATAAAGTCGCTAAGTTAGATGTAGCTTTAAATTTTTTAAGAGGAAAAGAAAAGAATTATAGAAAACAAAATCTTATCATACCGGATGATGAATATTGGAAAGACAACATAAATGCCTATGAGAACAGACAAGAAAAAACACCATGGGTTACAGATCAACTTAACTATGAAAGAGGGTTACTATTTTTAAAAGCTATGAACATACATAAGCTGATCATGATATTTAATGATCAAGCCATTAAATCCAGTATACGGTTAATCAATTTTAGAAATAAACTAGATTTAAATCAACGTGAGCATAGAACGTATTTAGAAAACGCATGGAAAACGATTCATCTAGTAACGCCATTAGTAAGTACCACGTTTGCTAGCTTTCGTTCCATGTATAAGGGGATCGATCAAGATTTTATAGACTATTTGTTTATTGATGAAGCAGGTCAAGCAACTCCCCAGCAAGCGGCTGGTGCTATGTGGAGATCAAAACGAGCGATTGTCGTAGGAGATCCTATTCAAATTGAACCGGTTGTCACTATTGATCAAACCATTTTAGCGGATGTAAAGAGACATTTTCAAATTCATGACCGGTATATTGATATTGGATCGTCTGTACAATCTTTAGCAGATCATGCGAATCCTTTTGGCATGTACACAAAAGATGGACAATGGATTGGTATCCCGTTATGGGTGCATAGAAGATGTCAAGATCCAATGTTTACGATTTCAAATGAAATTGCCTATGATAACAACATGGTCCTAGCTTTGAAGAAGAAAGGAAAAAGTAGCTGGTTTGATTGCAAAGGTACGGCCGTTAACCTTCAGTTTGTAGAAGAACAAGCTTATCTCGTAGCAGAAAAGATTACTTACCAGTGGAAATTACAATCAAAACCTCCTAGTTTATATGTCATTACGCCTTTTACAGCAGTAAAAGAAGGACTCAGGAAAATTGTAAAGTCTCATTTAGTGAGCGAAGGTGTATTAGATAAAACAGCTCAAAGTTGGGTGAATAAAAATATTGGAACCGTTCATACGTTTCAAGGGAAAGAAGCTGATATTGTCTATTTCGTCGTAGGTACGGATGAAAATAAAGATAGTGCGGCCGATTGGTCTTGCTCAAAGCCCAACTTGATTAATGTTGCCGTAACAAGAGCGAAAAAAGAGTTTTATATAGTAGGAGACTATGATCGATTATCAAAAAAAGAATATTATCAAACCATTGCTGAGCATGTTGAAAAAGTAGAGTTAAAGCTACTTGAATTAATCATCTTTAACTCATCTAGAAAGGAAAAGACATGA
- a CDS encoding AbrB/MazE/SpoVT family DNA-binding domain-containing protein, translating to MQPFDWKVTKVGNSFRVTLPKELLKQAGLSQGDEIQV from the coding sequence TTGCAACCATTTGATTGGAAAGTAACTAAAGTAGGAAATAGCTTTAGAGTTACGCTCCCCAAAGAATTACTTAAACAAGCTGGTTTATCACAAGGGGATGAAATACAGGTATAA
- a CDS encoding type II toxin-antitoxin system death-on-curing family toxin, producing MAKNHAFHNANKHTALSSIIVFLKINHYRWTTSLDEEQDFVVDVVNHKYSRR from the coding sequence ATAGCCAAAAACCATGCATTCCATAATGCTAACAAGCACACAGCACTTTCTTCAATAATTGTGTTCTTGAAAATAAATCATTATCGATGGACAACGTCCCTCGATGAAGAACAAGACTTTGTAGTGGATGTAGTAAATCATAAATACTCACGACGATAG